In Bacteroidota bacterium, the DNA window AGCCCTTTGGATTCAGTCAAAACTACTTATATTCAAACCTATGGTTTCAATTTTATTGAAAACGGGAAAAGTTTATCTTTGATAGTTTCCGGTTATTATCAAATGGCAAAAAACACCCAAGCATATATGGGTTCAGTGTTTGCAGATTATGCTGTTAATTCTGCTTGGAATATCGGGCTTGGGAGTGATTTAGTGAGCGGAAACGACTTTGGGAGTCCTGTCACTGAAAACGCAATTTTTAATCCATTTTTTCACACCGGACACAAATTCTATGGCAGCATGGATTATTTTTACGCAGGGAATGGACACGGAGGAGTTGGATTGTCTGATAACTATGCTAAAATAAACTTCAAATCCGAAAAAGGATATAGCGTAAACCTTGCTATCCATCAGTTTATAACACCTAACAAAGTAAAAACCCCAAGCAAAGAATACGATTCCAACTTAGGACAAGAAATAGATTTAACAATAAACTATAAAATCAATAAGTTTGCAAGCCTTGTGGGAGGGTACTCTTTCTTCCTGAACACACCTACTTTGAATGTACTCAAAACCAAACCGAATGCAAAGGATTATCAGCAATGGGGATGGTTATCCATCAACCTCAACCCAACAATATTTAAAACAAATTTCTAATTTAAAATAAAACAAAAAAATGAACAAAAAACATTTTATTATCGGTGCAGCAGTCACAATGACTTTCGCACTATGGAGTTGTAATTCGGGCAACAATGCTCAGAACAAAACCAAAGCCATTGACATGGAAGCAACCGGAGACTTTGAAGTAGCCGAAATTACTGCGGCTCCCAATGTCCCTGCTCCTATTGGCAAAAGAGGACCCAAAAAATTAATTATTAATCTTGAAACCACAGAGATTGAATCCATCATTGCAGACACTTTCAGTTACACATTCTGGACATTCAACAATATTGTACCAGGTAGCTTTATGAGGGTAAGAGAGGGTGATGAAATCCAATTAAACCTAACAAACGCTGCAAACAGCATTCTTCCCCATAATATTGACTTACACGCTGTAAACGGACCCGGTGGTGGTGCAGAAGCTACTTTTGCTTCTCCCGGACAAAAGGCATCTTTTACCTTTAAGGCACTTAATCCCGGTCTGTATGTATATCATTGTGCTGCGCCTCCTGTTCCACAACACATAGGCAACGGAATGTATGGACTTATCTTGGTTGAGCCGGAAGGTGGACTTGAGCCTGTGGACAAAGAATTCTACATCATGCAAGGTGAGTTCTATGCAAAACCAAGTGCAAGAAACCCCAAATTATTGGAATTTGACAATGACAAAGGCAATGCAGAAAATCCAACATACGTTTTGTTCAATGGTAAAAAAGGTTCTATGTTAGGTCCTAACATGTTAGAAGCAAAAGTGGGTGACAAAATCCGTCTATTTATCGGAAATGGTGGTCCTAACTTGGTTTCTTCTTTCCACGTGATTGGCGAAATCTTTGACAATGTTTATACCGAAGGCGGAAGCACAGTATCTCATAACGTACAAACCACACTTATCCCTGCCGGTGGTTCTGCTATTGTTGAGTTTACTGTGGAAGTACCCGGTGAATACAATATCGTTGACCACTCTCTTTCCAGAACTTTCAACAAAGGTTCATTAGGTAAGATCAAAGTTACCGGAGATGCAAATCCGAAAGTATTCAAGAAGAACTAAATTAACAATAATCTATTCATATTTTAAACAGACGTGGCGAGTGGCAACACTCGCCACGTCTGTTTAAAAACTATGCGAACTTTGTACAAGAACATAGTGTACTTTGTGGTTCAAATAACATCCGAACCCTTTTGACAACACATTCAACCACATTCTAACATTGCCAAATGAACCTTTTGACTTATTCTTGTACAAACCAATACCCATACTGCCATGAAAACTAAATCACTCTTAGTAATACCTCTCGCTCTGCTGCTCATTGCCGGATTGCAGTGCAAAAAAGAGCAAGAACCCACCACCATATAAACATGGGGCTATGTGATTGATGAAGTAACCAAAATG includes these proteins:
- the nirK gene encoding copper-containing nitrite reductase; the encoded protein is MNKKHFIIGAAVTMTFALWSCNSGNNAQNKTKAIDMEATGDFEVAEITAAPNVPAPIGKRGPKKLIINLETTEIESIIADTFSYTFWTFNNIVPGSFMRVREGDEIQLNLTNAANSILPHNIDLHAVNGPGGGAEATFASPGQKASFTFKALNPGLYVYHCAAPPVPQHIGNGMYGLILVEPEGGLEPVDKEFYIMQGEFYAKPSARNPKLLEFDNDKGNAENPTYVLFNGKKGSMLGPNMLEAKVGDKIRLFIGNGGPNLVSSFHVIGEIFDNVYTEGGSTVSHNVQTTLIPAGGSAIVEFTVEVPGEYNIVDHSLSRTFNKGSLGKIKVTGDANPKVFKKN